A region from the Algoriphagus machipongonensis genome encodes:
- a CDS encoding TIGR00341 family protein: MEEKTTKRSSRNQFIRSLLYLKDRFDLHEGKEDELATIDYIKKNVEFKGANLWILIFAIFVASIGLNVNSTAVVIGAMLISPLMGPIMGIGMAAGINDFELLKRSLRNLGVAVFIAILTSTIYFNFTPLDDAQSELLARTEPTIWDVLIALFGGLAGIIAGSRKEKSNAIPGVAIATALMPPLCTAGYGLATLNLYYFIGAFYLFFINSVFISLSTYLIVRFMKFPKREFLDQKKEKRVQTYITIFTIITIVPSVYLAYGIVLRSIWEEQAKTFVSQEMIFPKTQVLNTNYTYSTEEKIIQVNLIGDQVGPETISTIREKAVSFGLDNTEIKINQNNAGITDMNLLRSDILKDLYERNEQIIQDKDMRIALLESEVANYGEVRYLGNDIAQEAKVNHPKLRKFTLNNSLITDLESESTDTLLVAFAEFTTKPSKEETEKFTQWLKLRTKSDTVALILN; the protein is encoded by the coding sequence ATGGAGGAAAAAACAACAAAACGAAGTAGTCGAAACCAGTTTATCCGTAGCCTACTCTACCTTAAAGATAGGTTCGATTTACACGAAGGAAAGGAAGACGAACTTGCGACTATCGATTACATTAAGAAAAACGTGGAGTTCAAAGGAGCCAATCTTTGGATTCTAATTTTCGCGATTTTTGTGGCCTCCATCGGACTCAATGTTAACTCCACAGCAGTAGTAATTGGAGCCATGCTGATCTCCCCTTTGATGGGTCCAATCATGGGGATTGGAATGGCCGCAGGCATCAATGATTTTGAGCTTTTGAAACGCTCTCTTCGCAACTTAGGAGTGGCGGTTTTTATCGCCATTTTAACCTCAACAATTTACTTTAATTTCACACCTCTGGACGATGCTCAATCCGAACTTTTGGCCAGAACAGAACCTACGATATGGGATGTACTGATTGCCTTATTTGGAGGGCTTGCAGGAATCATTGCAGGTTCCCGAAAAGAGAAAAGTAATGCCATACCTGGGGTGGCAATTGCAACTGCTTTGATGCCTCCCCTATGCACTGCCGGATATGGATTAGCCACCTTAAATCTTTACTATTTTATCGGTGCTTTTTATTTATTTTTTATCAATTCAGTATTCATCAGTCTATCCACTTATCTGATTGTTCGCTTTATGAAATTCCCAAAAAGAGAATTTTTGGATCAGAAAAAAGAGAAACGTGTTCAAACCTATATCACCATTTTTACTATCATTACCATAGTACCTAGTGTTTACCTGGCCTATGGAATTGTCCTAAGATCTATTTGGGAAGAGCAAGCAAAAACCTTCGTGTCTCAGGAAATGATTTTCCCAAAAACTCAGGTTCTGAACACCAACTATACCTACTCTACTGAAGAAAAAATAATACAAGTAAACTTGATAGGTGATCAAGTAGGTCCGGAAACCATTTCAACTATCAGGGAAAAGGCAGTGAGTTTTGGTCTGGATAATACAGAAATCAAAATCAATCAAAATAACGCTGGAATAACCGACATGAATTTACTTCGATCGGATATTCTAAAAGATCTTTATGAAAGAAACGAACAGATCATACAGGACAAGGACATGAGAATTGCCCTGCTGGAAAGTGAAGTAGCTAATTATGGTGAAGTTCGATATTTAGGGAATGATATTGCTCAAGAAGCAAAAGTCAATCACCCAAAACTTCGTAAATTCACTTTAAATAATTCATTGATTACAGATCTGGAAAGTGAATCTACAGATACGCTTTTAGTGGCATTCGCGGAGTTTACAACAAAACCAAGCAAAGAGGAAACTGAAAAATTCACTCAATGGCTCAAGCTTAGAACCAAATCTGATACTGTTGCTTTAATCTTAAACTGA
- a CDS encoding MlaD family protein, with the protein MKAENKRNVIVGIFVFVGIAILVAGVLTLGGQQKKFVKAIHLKAVFDDIGGLQAGNNVWFSGVKIGTVRKINFYGDSQVEIEMNVEEEVVEFIRKDSKATISSDGLIGNKIIVIYGGTTMAPPVEDGDRLESVMPLDTDQMMETLQVNNENLVEITNDLKDLIGKLANGEGIVGAVLTDSTLSDNFKIIVANLKQTSENSNRMLAEMNTFTQKLNKEGNLFNDLVTDTTMAVEIRDAMGSLKAAAENSEQMTEELKVITDKFNSQDNSIGVLLNDEEFANNLKQTMINTDSATYNLNRGLEALEYTWPFKKGFKRKAKAEEAAKENN; encoded by the coding sequence ATGAAAGCTGAAAATAAACGCAATGTAATAGTTGGCATTTTTGTATTTGTAGGAATCGCCATCTTGGTAGCCGGAGTGTTGACTTTGGGAGGCCAGCAAAAGAAGTTTGTGAAGGCCATCCATTTAAAAGCTGTCTTTGATGACATTGGAGGATTGCAGGCCGGAAATAATGTATGGTTTTCAGGTGTGAAAATTGGTACAGTTAGAAAAATCAACTTTTATGGAGATTCTCAAGTAGAGATAGAAATGAATGTTGAGGAAGAGGTAGTGGAGTTTATCCGCAAGGATTCTAAAGCTACCATCAGTTCTGATGGTCTTATCGGTAATAAAATCATTGTGATTTATGGAGGTACCACCATGGCACCCCCTGTAGAAGATGGAGACAGATTAGAATCCGTGATGCCATTGGATACAGATCAAATGATGGAAACACTTCAAGTGAATAATGAGAATTTGGTGGAAATCACCAATGATCTAAAGGATTTGATTGGCAAGCTTGCAAATGGTGAAGGCATAGTAGGAGCAGTGCTAACAGATTCTACCTTGTCAGATAATTTCAAAATTATCGTGGCCAACTTGAAGCAGACTTCAGAAAATAGCAACAGAATGCTCGCTGAGATGAATACCTTCACTCAGAAGCTAAATAAAGAAGGCAATCTCTTCAACGATTTAGTGACAGATACTACCATGGCTGTAGAGATCAGAGATGCCATGGGAAGTTTGAAAGCTGCTGCTGAAAACTCAGAACAGATGACAGAAGAGCTTAAAGTTATTACTGATAAATTCAACTCTCAGGATAATTCTATTGGTGTTTTGCTCAATGATGAGGAGTTTGCGAATAACTTAAAGCAAACGATGATCAATACTGATTCTGCTACCTATAACTTAAATCGCGGATTGGAAGCTTTGGAATACACCTGGCCTTTCAAAAAAGGATTTAAGAGAAAAGCGAAAGCTGAGGAAGCAGCGAAAGAAAATAACTAA
- a CDS encoding MlaE family ABC transporter permease, which translates to MAGEDRKPFITKKTDKFFSGLASAWNFVRRFFKEVFIPPYELKEVFHQCYRIGVESLPLISLTGFIVGIVFTNQSRPSLSEFGATSWLPSLISIAVVRAMGPLVTALIAAGKMGSSIGAEIGSMKVTEQIDAMEVSATNPFKFLVVTRVLATTFMIPILVMYTDFVALMGSFLSVNANEMVSMTTFFVQVFESISFLDITSSVLKSLLFGFTIGIVGCYKGYNSSKGTEGVGRAANSAVVMAMFLIFIEELLVLQIVNAIRMM; encoded by the coding sequence ATGGCTGGAGAAGACAGAAAGCCCTTTATTACTAAAAAAACAGATAAATTTTTTTCAGGACTAGCCAGTGCCTGGAATTTTGTGCGACGATTCTTTAAAGAAGTATTTATCCCCCCGTATGAATTAAAAGAAGTGTTTCACCAATGTTATCGCATCGGTGTAGAATCTCTTCCTTTAATTTCCCTTACTGGATTCATTGTTGGGATTGTATTTACGAATCAATCTCGCCCATCTTTATCTGAGTTTGGAGCTACCTCTTGGTTGCCTTCCTTGATTTCTATTGCCGTTGTTAGAGCAATGGGCCCATTGGTTACGGCATTGATAGCCGCTGGTAAGATGGGATCAAGCATTGGTGCAGAGATTGGTTCTATGAAAGTGACCGAGCAAATAGATGCCATGGAGGTTTCGGCAACCAATCCATTTAAGTTTTTGGTAGTAACCCGAGTATTAGCAACGACCTTTATGATACCCATATTGGTGATGTACACTGATTTTGTAGCCTTAATGGGCTCCTTCCTGAGTGTCAATGCCAATGAGATGGTGAGTATGACGACCTTTTTTGTTCAGGTTTTTGAATCAATTAGCTTCTTAGACATTACTTCCTCAGTTCTCAAATCCCTGTTATTCGGATTTACGATAGGGATTGTAGGTTGCTACAAGGGATATAATTCCTCCAAAGGAACAGAAGGTGTGGGTAGAGCTGCTAATTCAGCTGTAGTTATGGCCATGTTCCTGATATTTATTGAAGAGTTATTGGTGCTTCAAATTGTCAACGCAATAAGAATGATGTAA
- a CDS encoding response regulator produces the protein MAVGSNLKVVSIDDDRIQHILVKKRMQMVDPTIETISFDEPQNALEWLAENKAHLILMDLNFPELSGWELLLEIQKITETPLVILTGNISPFELQKKEEYPQVIRLLEKPISASHIEEIISQIVT, from the coding sequence ATGGCAGTTGGCTCGAATTTGAAAGTTGTATCGATTGATGATGACAGGATTCAGCACATTCTTGTAAAGAAGAGAATGCAGATGGTGGATCCTACCATTGAAACCATTTCCTTCGACGAACCTCAAAATGCGCTGGAATGGCTTGCTGAAAATAAGGCTCATTTAATTTTAATGGATTTAAATTTTCCTGAATTATCGGGTTGGGAATTGCTCTTAGAAATTCAAAAAATTACCGAAACTCCTTTGGTGATTTTGACGGGAAATATCAGCCCATTTGAACTTCAAAAAAAAGAAGAATATCCACAGGTAATCCGACTTCTTGAGAAGCCTATTTCGGCTAGCCATATTGAAGAAATAATAAGTCAAATCGTAACCTGA
- a CDS encoding YciI family protein — translation MKRLLVTLFFLSGLSVATMAQSEYDEKLAKELGADQYGMKKYVIAFLYRGDKVADYSDEERSKLQQGHMANINRMAEDGKLVMAGPFFGNEDLRGLYIFDVQSIEEAKSLTETDPSIQAGVLKMDLKEWYGSAALMQMNELHMKVAKEII, via the coding sequence ATGAAACGATTACTTGTAACCCTATTCTTCCTCTCAGGCTTATCTGTAGCTACTATGGCTCAATCAGAATACGATGAAAAACTAGCTAAGGAACTCGGAGCTGATCAATACGGAATGAAGAAGTACGTCATTGCCTTTCTTTACCGGGGAGATAAAGTAGCTGATTATTCAGATGAAGAGAGAAGTAAACTTCAGCAAGGCCATATGGCCAATATCAATAGGATGGCAGAAGATGGGAAGTTGGTCATGGCTGGACCATTTTTTGGAAATGAGGACTTAAGAGGCTTGTATATCTTCGATGTGCAATCGATCGAAGAAGCAAAATCCCTGACAGAGACTGACCCTTCTATCCAAGCGGGAGTTTTAAAAATGGATTTGAAAGAGTGGTATGGTTCCGCCGCCCTCATGCAAATGAACGAGCTTCACATGAAAGTTGCTAAGGAGATCATATAG
- a CDS encoding ABC transporter ATP-binding protein translates to MEEKVVEIRGLMKSFGDLDVLKGVDLDLFKGENLVVLGKSGSGKSVLIKIMVGLLKQDEGTMRVLGKEVSELKTKALNDLRLKIGFSFQNSALYDSMTVRENMEFPLVRNVKNLTRGEITKKIEELLDSVGLPQSINQMPSELSGGQKKRIGVARTLILNPEIMLYDEPTAGLDPITCMDINNLINQVREQYNTSSIVITHDLTCAKVTGDRQAVLLDGQFKSVGSFDEVFAHADDRRVKSFYDYNFIDS, encoded by the coding sequence ATGGAAGAAAAAGTTGTTGAAATACGCGGTTTAATGAAGTCTTTTGGGGATTTGGATGTACTTAAAGGAGTGGATCTTGATCTTTTTAAGGGAGAAAACCTGGTGGTTTTGGGAAAATCTGGCTCAGGAAAGTCTGTTTTAATCAAAATCATGGTTGGACTCCTGAAGCAAGATGAAGGGACTATGCGAGTTTTAGGAAAGGAAGTTTCTGAATTAAAAACCAAAGCATTAAACGATCTTCGTCTAAAAATTGGTTTTTCATTTCAAAACTCTGCGCTCTACGATAGTATGACTGTCAGAGAAAATATGGAGTTTCCATTGGTAAGGAATGTCAAAAACCTTACTCGTGGTGAAATCACGAAGAAAATAGAGGAGTTGCTTGACAGTGTGGGATTACCTCAGTCAATCAACCAGATGCCATCCGAACTTTCGGGTGGTCAGAAAAAAAGAATTGGAGTGGCGCGTACTTTGATCTTAAATCCAGAGATCATGCTATACGATGAACCTACTGCAGGTTTGGACCCAATCACTTGTATGGATATCAACAACCTGATCAATCAGGTACGAGAACAATATAACACCTCATCTATAGTCATTACCCATGACTTGACATGTGCCAAAGTAACCGGGGATCGGCAGGCAGTATTGCTTGACGGTCAATTTAAATCCGTCGGAAGTTTCGATGAGGTTTTTGCACATGCAGACGATAGAAGAGTTAAATCATTTTACGATTATAATTTCATTGATTCATGA